The Carassius auratus strain Wakin unplaced genomic scaffold, ASM336829v1 scaf_tig00025400, whole genome shotgun sequence region CTATCGGGCTTCAGCACTGCAAGCCCACATCCTCCGTGTGTGTGTTGGACTCGAAGGATGCTGCAGGGAGCGCGCAGCCCTGCGCGCACAGTCTCGACTCCATCCCTGGACCAACCAACTGGCCGCTGTTCGGAAGCCTCATCGAGCTGCTCCGGAAAGGAGGTCTTAAAAGACAACATGAGGCGTTGGTATGAACctctttattattatacattatgcaaaaaaaaaaaaaaaatcaacatactaatttttttttgtaacttttttttattatattatatttttttctatttacaattgaaaaaaaaaactacatttataattactttaaagtttatttcataGTTAAATTTTGTTTGAAATACGGTATAGTATATAACAGTAtgcctttatttaatttattataaaatttattcttttatttgaattcatgttggattttcatttatatttttcttatatatgcACTATACATTAACttagttaatttataaattaactaaGTTAACAGaagattatttaaacattaatgttttatggttattaaaataaaatataaatgcatgattTTTAGGCTTTTTAGTCATGGATTTCAGTCATGTAGGCTTTTCATTATATATGCACACCATTATATAACTTATAGTGAAATTTACagctttagtttttttaataaacaaatgcatgtatatatttaaattatatatatagacagagtTAATTTAGCTTACCTtcaaattagttattttagtgtcattttttttttattcattcattcattcctgtacattttttcagttttaaggGTTTTTTCTCTGCTACTCTGTTTTCAATCTCAGATTAATTACCATAAGAAGTTTGGGAAGATCTTCCAGATGAAGCTGGGCTCTTTTGAATCGGTTCACATTGGGGCTCCGTGTTTATTGGAGGCTCTTTACAGGAAGGAGGGCAGCTATCCTCAGAGACTGGAGATCAAACCATGGAAAGCCTACAGAGACATGCGAGATGAAGCATATGGGCTgcttatactgtaaatattatagTTCAGTTATGCATGTGAGATTTATTGGTTATTTCATTATATTCTATAATGTAAACTAATGCATTTGCAGGGAAGGAAAAGACTGGCAGCGTGTGCGCAGCGCTTTCCAGCAGAAACTCATGAAACCAACCGAAGTCATGAAACTGGACGGGAAAATCAATGAAGTGAGTTCTGCTTGAGAAACATCAAGTATAATTCACATATATGCATAGATTATATGAATGACCACTTGTTGTCTTCATGAAAAGGTTTCAGCCGATCTGATAAAGAGGATCGGAAAAGCCCAAGTCAACGGGAAGATCGACGATTTGTATTTTGAACTGAACAAGTGGTCCTTTGAAAGTGAGTTTTCTTGTCACAGTTGCAACATACTGACTTGGTATAATGAACTGCAttacatttctttctcttttggtCTTTTAGCTATTTGTTATGTGCTTTATGACAAACGCTTTGGACTCTTGCAAGACAATGTCAGCCAGGAGGCCATGGATTTCATCACGTCAGTAAAAACGGTAAATCGACTATCTTTTTGAACCGATTGATAGTGCAAACAGTGAGTAACACACTAAGTGCATAAGCTTTATCTAAATCTCTTCTGATGCAatgcaaagatgcaaagtgtttcatagTTCAAAAACAGATCTACATGGTGTTTTCTCACTTTCAGATGATGAGCACCTTTGGGCTGATGATGGTGACGCCCGTGGAGCTCCACAAGACCTTCAATACGAAAACATGGCAAGATCACACAGCGGCCTGGGACCGTATTTTTAACACAGGTACTAAAGAGCTCCTTAATCAGTTGAAATGTGACCCATAAAGCATTCATTTCCAGTCAGGTGATGACACATGAATTTATGGCTTTCTGCACCAACGGTAGCAGATTGGGCTCACagcaggaaagagagagagagagagagagagagagtaaaccATAGTAGTAAATGCAGTGACCTGCATTACAGTGCATGAGAATCCAGCCAAATATTTGTAGTAGCAGGAgcggagggagggagggagggagggaggaatgtTGATGTGAGACTGAATTACTCCCAGTATGTTATGCTCCTTTGGCTCCATTAACAGCAGCTCACTCACAGCACCtgtcacacattcacaaacacttcACTTTCCCTGCAGCTAAACAACAGCAGCACGTGCTGTACCTGACTACAAGAACGGCATTCCCCACGTAGGCCATTAGCACAAAAGTGGTAACACCTTAACAGTTTTTAAGTTATTGAATAGAATAGTTACACTCGTGTACttggcagatgctttcatccaataTGCATTCAAGGTATACACACGGaatgctgaaaaaacaaaacaaaaatctctctctctctctctatatatatatatatatatatatgtgtgtgtgtgtgtgtgtgtgtgtgtgtgtgtggaattttcttttttttttagatttcaaacattactaataatcagaaatgtttcttgagcagtaaatcaaaacattagaatgatttctgaaggacgacactgaagactgcactAATgatatgatgctgaaaactcagctttgatcacagaactatattatgtttgtaaatatattacaataaaaaaaaaacatttactttaatttgcagtaatatttcacaatcatACACCTTTTTACCATCTTTTTAATGAAttgcattggtgagcaaatgagatttaatttcaaaaacatatcAGATCAACCCCAATGGTAGTGTGTTTATATAAAtagaatgtatttaaataaaattgtgcatttattgttaaaaaacaaaaacaaaaacatttatttacttctATTTTCATAAAATACCACTCAAGATGTCATGTTTTAAAACTTTCAAAACGATCCAAAAACTAATCAAGTAATCCATCATTTTAACAGCAAAACTTTACATTGACAAGAATCTGAAGAAGCACTCAAACGGCAGCACAGGGAGCTTTCTCGGCGACATCTACCACCAGAGCCACCTGACCAAGAAGGAGCTGTACGCCGCCACAACCGAACTCCAGGTCGGAGGAGTGGAGACGGTACGCACTTTCATGACCCCACACAAACCCACTTGTATTTCAGCAAGCTTGTTTTTGAGTCACACGCGAGTGAGCTAAAAAAACAGTTGATTTAACTCGTCTTTGTTCTGCTCTTATCCAGGCTTAGATTGAACAACACACAGCTTAGCTCAATCAAGCACATAAGTCAGAAGAATGAGGCAGGGCAGAAGTAGCGCGCATGTACACTGTGGCCCGACTGACCATGCAAACTTCTTGTTTTCCTCTTGCAGACCGCTAACACAATGTTGTGGGTTATTTTCAACCTCTCACGTAACCCCTGCGCCCAAGCTAAACTTCTGAAGGAGATCCAGGATGTGGTGCCTGCAGGAGAAACACCGTGTGCTGAGCACATCAAGAACATGCCTTACCTCAAAGCCTGCCTGAAGGAGTCCATGAGGTGGGCAAAATATACTAGATAGTAGAACAACTGAAATTAACTGGAACTAGGAAAAACATGGATCTTTAAGGATCTGTTTATTGAAAAGTTATTTGGGCATTGACGATTCCATGAAGGATCTTTAACAcaaatggaatttaaaaaaagtaaaggtTGCAAAGCATGTTATGCATTGAGCAGTTATTAAAAGAACCATTAtttcttttgtggaatggaaaggttccatggatgttgaaggtttttcatggaaccatcaatgccaaataaagaacctttatttttaaaagtgaagAATCGTTCCATTCcaagaaatattctttataaacagTTCTCAGGATAATTCAAATCTTCTTCAAGACTCTGAAAAATGAAGATTCCAAAAGAATGTTTTCACGGATttgtcatagaagaaccattttgggttccccaaataTCCTTTCACTGgacaattgaaataaataaataaataaataatctaaagaaccattTTCTACCATAAACAACCTTTAGTGTGTCATGGATGTTGGAGGTTCTTCATTGAATCATCAAtgccaatattattatttttaagagatGGAAATTAGCGAGGAAAGTCAGGAAATTAgggaaaatggttcttttaagtctctcacacacacacacacacacacacacacacacacacacacacaaatatatatatatatattggaaccAATTATTCCATGAAAGAAACTTTAATGTATCTTTCATGTACCTTTTGGAACCTTCGAAGGTTCTTTCGATTCTTACAattttttaagaactgtttgaTGTAAAGAAAAATTTTAGAGGaactaaaacattttcatttattacacTGTTGCAAAATAAAACCCCTTTAGAGTGTCTCTGTATCAGCTGTAAAAAGTTCATATGAGGTGAATCATTTCTAATAGAATAGCACTGAATTAGGCTGGTCGTTCCCAGATCCAGTCAGCTGATATAATAGTCCAGACTGGAATCCGAAAGCGCATGGAAGCTTGCTTACGCCTCATATGCTTTCATGTTTCAGGCGACAGTCATGCGTTACAGGAAGACACGGACATTAAAGCAGGATAATGCTGAAGCATGTGCTGGGAATGTTGATGGTGTATTTGTGGGATTATCTAGCCTTGACTTGCATTAGCAGCATAACGTGCCTCATACCTTTCAGCTT contains the following coding sequences:
- the LOC113078343 gene encoding 1,25-dihydroxyvitamin D(3) 24-hydroxylase, mitochondrial-like; translated protein: AHIQKGPQILELLKKKSIGLQHCKPTSSVCVLDSKDAAGSAQPCAHSLDSIPGPTNWPLFGSLIELLRKGGLKRQHEALINYHKKFGKIFQMKLGSFESVHIGAPCLLEALYRKEGSYPQRLEIKPWKAYRDMRDEAYGLLILEGKDWQRVRSAFQQKLMKPTEVMKLDGKINEVSADLIKRIGKAQVNGKIDDLYFELNKWSFETICYVLYDKRFGLLQDNVSQEAMDFITSVKTMMSTFGLMMVTPVELHKTFNTKTWQDHTAAWDRIFNTAKLYIDKNLKKHSNGSTGSFLGDIYHQSHLTKKELYAATTELQVGGVETTANTMLWVIFNLSRNPCAQAKLLKEIQDVVPAGETPCAEHIKNMPYLKACLKESMRVSPSVPFTSRTLDKDTVLGDYTLSKGTVLMINTQAIGLNEEYFDNGKQFRPERWIQEKSSINPFAHVPFGVGKRMCIGRRLAELQIQLSLCWILRDYEIVATDHEPVDAHHSGTLVPSRELPVAFVRR